One stretch of Pomacea canaliculata isolate SZHN2017 linkage group LG1, ASM307304v1, whole genome shotgun sequence DNA includes these proteins:
- the LOC112572438 gene encoding LOW QUALITY PROTEIN: long-chain-fatty-acid--CoA ligase 5-like (The sequence of the model RefSeq protein was modified relative to this genomic sequence to represent the inferred CDS: deleted 3 bases in 2 codons): MADVALSQVQEMVRENARLLGVGVLTLAGAAAASLYLNSRPEPFLPPIDPDNQSIVIDEKERVRASGLRSDTSLFTFLYDDAKTTYEAFLRGLRVSKRAMSGKRSGPGKPFIWLSYQEVKDKSHRFGSGLINAGVNPGNSSFVGIYSSNRIEWAVADLGCQTFSIVPVPLYDTLGPEACRFIINQTNLSTVICDNTSKVKKLLEEVSKTPSLKRIVVMDPHSDDLKKLASDHDVKLFTSARLSAQEFLILSSKGRSDTANIVQIFHITLGKENLQDPLPPAPDDLATLCYTSGTTGDPKGVMLTHANIVINLSAVYFQAMGIFSLTSADVHLSYLPLAHMFERGMHSMMFMHGVKIGYFQGDIRKLTEDLMELKPTVFITVPRVLNRIYDKIQAAVHHSWFKSLLLKWALASKTAEVKQGIIRNNTIWDKIVFGKVQKLLGGRARIILTGSAPIAASVFDFIRCAFGCFVMEGYGQTECTAGATLQIPGETGSGHVGIPLVCNYIKLIDVEEMDYYAKDNVGEICVKGGNVMKGYYLNPEKTAEALDDDGWLHTGDIGTWLPNGTLKVIDRRKNIFKLAQGEYVAAERIENVYQKSQFVAQVFVEGDSLKPCLMAVVVPDEEVVKAFAENNGLPTDMAKFCQSQAAKDIILKDMIEVGKANGLRGFEQTKDIYLQAEPFSLENDLLTPTMKNKRHTLRKAFKEVVDSLYKKHDL, encoded by the exons ATGGCGGACGTGGCACTGTCGCAAGTGCAGGAGATGGTGCGGGAGAACGCTCGGCTGCTTGGAGTTGGCGTCCTGACCCTTGCCGGAGCAGCAGCAGCGTCCCTCTACCTCAACTCTCGACCGGAACCTTTCCTCCCTCCGATCGATCCTGACAATCAGTCCATCGTCATCGACGAAAAG GAGAGAGTGAGAGCCAGCGGGCTGCGGTCGGACACATCGCTGTTCACATTCCTGTACGACGATGCTAAAACGACTTACGAAGCGTTTCTGCGAGGTCTGAGAGTGTCGA AACGGGCAATGTCTGGGAAGCGTTCTGGACCTGGAAAACCGTTCATTTGGCTGTCCTATCAAGAG GTAAAAGACAAATCCCACAGATTTGGATCTGGTTTGATAAACGCTGGAGTAAATCCAGGAAATTCATCATTCGTTGGTATCTACAGCAGCAATCGTATTGAG TGGGCGGTGGCAGACCTCGGGTGTCAGACTTTTTCAATAGTTCCTGTGCCCCTCTACGATACCCTTGGTCCGGAGGCATGCAGGTTCATCATAAACCAGA CCAACCTTTCAACTGTTATCTGCGACAACACATCAAAGGTCAAGAAGCTACTGGAGGAGGTCAGCAAGACCCCTTCTCTCAAACGGATAGTAGTCATGGATCCT CATTCCGACGATCTCAAGAAACTCGCTTCTGACCATGATGTGAAGCTGTTTACTTCAGCGAGGTTGAG TGCTCAAGAATTTTTGATATTGAGCAGTAAAGGCAGGTCTGATACCGCTAATATTGTGCAAATTTTTCATATT actTTGGGGAAGGAAAACCTTCAAGATCCATTG ccACCTGCACCAGATGACTTAGCAACACTGTGCTACACAAGCGGCACCACAG gAGACCCAAAAGGAGTGATGCTGACTCATGCCAACATCGTGATCAATCTGTCAGCAGTGTACTTCCAAGCTATG ggGATATTCAGCCTAACATCCGCTGACGTACATCTGTCCTACCTGCCGCTTGCTCACATGTTTGAACGAGGGATGCAT TCGATGATGTTCATGCATGGAGTGAAGATTGGCTATTTCCAAGGTGACATacgaaaacttacagaagactTGATGGAGCTCAAACCTACTGTCTTTATTACTGTTCCTCGTGTTCTCAACCGCATCTATGACAag ATACAAGCTGCAGTTCACCACAGCTGGTTCAAGTCTCTGCTCCTGAAATGGGCTTTGGCAAGCAAAACAGCTGAGGTCAAACA GGGAATAATTCGCAATAACACCATATGGGACAAGATCGTATTCGGCAAAGTCCAGAAACTGCTGGGAGGACGTGCACGGATCATCTTGACAGGCTCTGCGCCAATCGCTGCAtctgtctttgattttattcGATGTGCTTTCGgatgtttt GTGATGGAGGGGTACGGCCAGACAGAATGCACAGCAGGTGCGACGCTGCAGATTCCTGGAGAGACAGGATCTG GCCATGTTGGTATTCCCCTGGTGTGTAACTACATCAAGCTCATTGACGTAGAGGAAATGGATTACTACGCCAAGGACAACGTGGGCGAG ATTTGTGTCAAGGGAGGCAATGTCATGAAGGGCTACTACCTCAACCCTGAAAAGACGGCAGAGGCGCTGGACGACGATGGTTGGCTTCACACAGGGGATATCGGAACATGGCTGCCG AACGGAACATTAAAAGTCAttgacagaagaaagaacatcTTCAAGCTTGCGCAG GGAGAGTACGTGGCGGCCGAACGGATCGAGAACGTGTACCAGAAGAGTCAGTTCGTGGCCCAGGTCTTCGTCGAGGGTGATAGTCTCAAG CCGTGCCTGATGGCCGTGGTGGTGCCTGACGAGGAGGTGGTGAAAGCC TTTGCGGAGAACAACGGACTTCCAACTGACATGGCGAAGTTCTGTCAGTCTCAG GCTGCGAAAGACATTATCCTGAAAGACATGATTGAGGTTGGCAAAGCTAACGGGCTCAGGGGCTTTGAACAG ACGAAAGACATCTACCTGCAAGCTGAGCCCTTCAGCTTGGAAAACGACCTCTTGACCCCCACCATGAAGAACAAGCGACACACACTGCGTAAGGCGTTCAAGGAAGTTGTGGATAGTTTGTACAAGAAGCACGACTTGTAG